The Hypanus sabinus isolate sHypSab1 chromosome 5, sHypSab1.hap1, whole genome shotgun sequence genome has a segment encoding these proteins:
- the nr2f1a gene encoding nuclear receptor subfamily 2 group F member 1-A isoform X2: MWSASTAVQRGRMPPTQPNPGQYALTNGDPLNGHCYLSGYISLLLRAEPYPTSRYGSQCMQPNNIMGIENICELAARLLFSAVEWARNIPFFPDLQITDQVALLRLTWSELFVLNAAQCSMPLHVAPLLAAAGLHASPMSADRVVAFMDHIRIFQEQVEKLKALHVDSAEYSCLKAIVLFTSDACGLSDAAHIESLQEKSQCALEEYVRSQYPNQPSRFGKLLLRLPSLRTVSSSVIEQLFFVRLVGKTPIETLIRDMLLSGSSFNWPYMSIQ; encoded by the exons ATGTGGTCTGCTTCAACGG CGGTTCAGCGAGGAAGAATGCCCCCGACTCAACCAAACCCGGGTCAGTACGCGCTGACGAATGGGGACCCTCTGAACGGCCATTGCTATCTGTCGGGATACATCTCCTTACTACTGCGGGCCGAGCCTTACCCAACCTCTCGGTATGGAAGTCAGTGTATGCAACCCAACAACATCATGGGCATCGAGAACATTTGCGAGCTGGCTGCACGATTGCTCTTCAGCGCTGTAGAATGGGCCAGGAATATCCCTTTCTTCCCAGATCTGCAGATCACAGATCAGGTGGCATTGCTAAGGCTGACTTGGAGTGAACTGTTTGTACTGAACGCTGCCCAGTGCTCGATGCCATTGCATGTGGCTCCTCTGCTGGCCGCTGCCGGCCTGCATGCCTCGCCGATGTCCGCGGATAGAGTCGTTGCCTTTATGGATCACATAAGGATCTTTCAGGAACAAGTCGAAAAACTGAAAGCTCTCCACGTTGACTCGGCAGAATACAGCTGTCTTAAAGCTATTGTGCTGTTCACATCAG ATGCCTGTGGCCTGTCGGATGCTGCCCACATAGAGAGCCTACAGGAGAAATCTCAGTGTGCTCTAGAGGAATATGTCAGGAGCCAGTACCCCAACCAGCCGAGCCGCTTCGGCAAGCTCTTACTGCGACTGCCTTCTCTTCGTACCGTCTCCTCCTCGGTCATCGAACAACTCTTCTTCGTTCGCTTGGTAGGTAAAACACCGATTGAAACCCTCATCAGAGATATGTTACTGTCGGGCAGCAGCTTCAACTGGCCCTATATGTCCATCCAATGA
- the nr2f1a gene encoding nuclear receptor subfamily 2 group F member 1-A isoform X1: protein MAMVVSTWRDPQDDVAGAQSGQSAQAQPGQQQQATSGAPHTPQTPGQPGPPSTPLGGSSQSVQPGGEKQQASQQQQHIECVVCGDKSSGKHYGQFTCEGCKSFFKRSVRRNLTYTCRANRNCPIDQHHRNQCQYCRLKKCLKVGMRREAVQRGRMPPTQPNPGQYALTNGDPLNGHCYLSGYISLLLRAEPYPTSRYGSQCMQPNNIMGIENICELAARLLFSAVEWARNIPFFPDLQITDQVALLRLTWSELFVLNAAQCSMPLHVAPLLAAAGLHASPMSADRVVAFMDHIRIFQEQVEKLKALHVDSAEYSCLKAIVLFTSDACGLSDAAHIESLQEKSQCALEEYVRSQYPNQPSRFGKLLLRLPSLRTVSSSVIEQLFFVRLVGKTPIETLIRDMLLSGSSFNWPYMSIQ from the exons ATGGCAATGGTAGTTAGTACTTGGCGAGATCCTCAGGACGACGTGGCCGGAGCTCAGAGCGGCCAGTCTGCACAAGCGCAGCCGGGCCAGCAACAGCAGGCGACGTCGGGAGCCCCTCATACGCCGCAGACCCCGGGCCAGCCGGGTCCGCCATCCACCCCGCTCGGAGGTAGCAGTCAGAGCGTCCAGCCAGGCGGAGAGAAGCAGCAGGCGAGCCAACAGCAGCAGCACATTGAGTGTGTCGTGTGCGGGGATAAATCCAGCGGTAAACACTACGGCCAGTTCACATGCGAGGGCTGTAAAAGTTTCTTTAAGAGAAGTGTTCGGCGAAACTTAACGTACACTTGTCGTGCCAACCGGAATTGTCCTATAGACCAGCACCACCGTAATCAGTGTCAATACTGTCGCCTGAAGAAATGCCTGAAAGTTGGAATGAGACGGGAAG CGGTTCAGCGAGGAAGAATGCCCCCGACTCAACCAAACCCGGGTCAGTACGCGCTGACGAATGGGGACCCTCTGAACGGCCATTGCTATCTGTCGGGATACATCTCCTTACTACTGCGGGCCGAGCCTTACCCAACCTCTCGGTATGGAAGTCAGTGTATGCAACCCAACAACATCATGGGCATCGAGAACATTTGCGAGCTGGCTGCACGATTGCTCTTCAGCGCTGTAGAATGGGCCAGGAATATCCCTTTCTTCCCAGATCTGCAGATCACAGATCAGGTGGCATTGCTAAGGCTGACTTGGAGTGAACTGTTTGTACTGAACGCTGCCCAGTGCTCGATGCCATTGCATGTGGCTCCTCTGCTGGCCGCTGCCGGCCTGCATGCCTCGCCGATGTCCGCGGATAGAGTCGTTGCCTTTATGGATCACATAAGGATCTTTCAGGAACAAGTCGAAAAACTGAAAGCTCTCCACGTTGACTCGGCAGAATACAGCTGTCTTAAAGCTATTGTGCTGTTCACATCAG ATGCCTGTGGCCTGTCGGATGCTGCCCACATAGAGAGCCTACAGGAGAAATCTCAGTGTGCTCTAGAGGAATATGTCAGGAGCCAGTACCCCAACCAGCCGAGCCGCTTCGGCAAGCTCTTACTGCGACTGCCTTCTCTTCGTACCGTCTCCTCCTCGGTCATCGAACAACTCTTCTTCGTTCGCTTGGTAGGTAAAACACCGATTGAAACCCTCATCAGAGATATGTTACTGTCGGGCAGCAGCTTCAACTGGCCCTATATGTCCATCCAATGA